The following are from one region of the Melitaea cinxia chromosome 7, ilMelCinx1.1, whole genome shotgun sequence genome:
- the LOC123654965 gene encoding UPF0415 protein C7orf25 homolog — MSQPSEELLFKLDEKIAYGEKLVEQLNNLQDIEGIFKLRRKILQEVDFLKKLQRSRKVKDEQLSCSNLRHLGAMVDCAIRPGVVAVCKIFHINDDSKLLVDIISDEGKTWSKVIARNPKSLSALSTGKSSYGARSILDQALDYLICAKLYPCMYLPPKVVFEFVSGIEKTLANKLKIMGIIVKGTVLPDSKNFEDFDDSYESSDDEEIFESCPVTMQDVSQCIEDHLDINVLNLDVTAMMAYVSNMTNGYCRYVFKQDVLTQQAAWEAERPVKPILEKLFAGKTLICCKTAWNNFEKIVQTLGGPLEKKRAAELKDLVTVYEDCYGGEDDYPRQNLKVRGHVRLRSKLVFNFGHRLKALTVSANDGFVRAAAQQGVTYATFIHESRALTEGKESTAEKIL; from the exons ATGAGTCAACCTTCGGAGGAGCTTTTGTTTAAATTAGATGAAAAAATTGCGTATGGAGAGAAACTTGTGGAACAACTGAATAATTTACAAGATATTGAAGGAATTTTCAAACTTAGGAGGAAAATTTTACAAGAAGTTGATTTTCTAAAAAAG TTACAAAGATCAAGGAAAGTTAAAGATGAACAGTTGTCTTGTTCAAATTTACGACATTTAGGGGCTATGGTTGATTGTGCAATCAGACCCGGTGTAGTGGCCgtctgtaaaatatttcatataaatgaTGATAGCAAACTATTAGTTGACATTATAAGTGATGAAGGCAAAACATGGTCGAAAG tGATAGCCAGAAATCCAAAGTCATTATCAGCATTAAGTACAGGCAAGTCTTCGTATGGTGCACGATCAATACTAGATCAAGCTTTGGATTACCTAATATGTGCTAAGTTATACCCTTGTATGTATCTACCACCTAag gttgTGTTTGAATTTGTAAGTGGAATTGAAAAGACATTGGCtaacaaactaaaaataatGGGTATTATAGTAAAAGGAACTGTGTTACCAGATTCAAAGAACTTTgaagattttgatgattcctaTGAATCTAGTGATGATGAAGAAATATTtgaaag tTGCCCAGTCACAATGCAAGATGTATCACAATGTATAGAGGATCATTTggatataaatgtattaaactTAGATGTAACAGCAATGATGGCATATGTCAGTAATATGACAAATGGATACTGTCGTTATGTTTTTAAACAAGATGTCCTCACTCAGCAAGCAGCTTGGGAAGCTGAAAGACCTGTGAAAcctatattagaaaaattatttgcAG GTAAAACTCTAATATGTTGTAAAACAGCGTGGAATAACTTCGAAAAAATAGTGCAAACATTGGGTGGACCTCTCGAAAAAAAGCGTGCAGCAGAATTAAAAGACCTAGTAACTGTGTACGAAGATTGTTATGGAG gtGAGGATGATTACCCAagacaaaatttaaaagtaagggGTCATGTGCGATTAAGATCAAAATTAGTTTTCAATTTTGGTCATAGATTAAAAGCACTAACAGTTTCTGCAAATGATGGTTTTGTGAGAGCCGCAGCGCAACAG GGAGTCACATATGCTACCTTTATCCATGAATCACGAGCTCTCACCGAGGGAAAAGAATCCACCGCTGAGAAGATTTTATGA